Proteins encoded within one genomic window of Diceros bicornis minor isolate mBicDic1 chromosome X, mDicBic1.mat.cur, whole genome shotgun sequence:
- the FAM50A gene encoding protein FAM50A yields MAQYKGAASEAGRAMHLMKKREKQREQMEQMKQRIAEENIMKSNIDKKFSAHYDAVEAELKSSTVGLVTLNDMKAKQEALVKEREKQLAKKEQSKELQLKLEKLREKERKKEAKRKISSLSFTLEEEEEAGEEEEEVAMYEDELEREEITTKKRKLGKNPDVDTSFLPDRDREEEENRLREELRQEWEAKQEKIKNEEIEITFSYWDGSGHRRTVKMKKGNTMQQFLQKALEILRKDFSELRSAGVEQLMYIKEDLIIPHHHSFYDFIVTKARGKSGPLFNFDVHDDVRLLSDATVEKDESHAGKVVLRSWYEKNKHIFPASRWEPYDPEKKWDKYTIR; encoded by the exons ATGGCTCAGTACAAGGGCGCCGCGAGCGAGGCGGGCCGCGCCATGCACCTGATGAAGAAGCGGGAGAAGCAGCGCGAGCAGATGGAGCAGATGAAGCAGCGAATCGCCGAG GAGAACATAATGAAATCCAACATCGACAAGAAGTTCTCTGCGCACTACGACGCGGTGGAGGCAGAGCTCAAGTCCAGCACCGTGG GTCTTGTGACCCTGAATGACATGAAGGCCAAGCAGGAGGCACTGGTGAAGGAGCGGGAGAAGCAGCTGGCCAAGAAGGAGCAGTCGAAGGAGCTGCAGCT GAAGCTGGAGAAGCTGCGAGAGAAGGAGCGCAAGAAAGAGGCCAAGCGGAAGATCTCCAGCCTGTCCTTCACtctagaggaggaagaagaggcaggagaggaggaggaggaggtggccaTGTATGAGGATGAGCTGGAAAGGGAAG AAATCACcacaaagaagaggaaattgggGAAGAACCCAGATGTGGACACGAGCTTCTTGCCTGACCGAGACCGTGAG GAGGAGGAGAATCGGCTCCGGGAAGAGCTGCGGCAGGAGTGGGAGGCCAAGCAGGAGAAGATCAAGA ACGAGGAGATCGAAATCACTTTCAGTTACTGGGATGGCTCTGGGCACCGGCGGACAGTCAAG ATGAAAAAGGGCAACACAATGCAGCAGTTCCTGCAGAAGGCGCTCGAGATCCTGCGCAAGGACTTCAGCGAGCTCAG GTCGGCCGGGGTGGAGCAGCTCATGTACATCAAGGAAGACCTAATCATACCCCAT CACCACAGCTTCTACGACTTCATCGTCACCAAGGCACGAGGGAAGAGTG GGCCACTCTTTAATTTCGATGTTCACGATGATGTGCGGCTACTCAGTGATGCCACCGTGGAGAAGGACGAG tCGCACGCGGGCAAGGTGGTGCTGCGGAGCTGGTACGAGAAGAACAAGCATATCTTCCCTGCCAGCCGCTGGGAGCCCTATGACCCCGAGAAGAAGTGGGACAAGTACACG ATCCGGTGA